In one Denitratisoma sp. genomic region, the following are encoded:
- the secE gene encoding preprotein translocase subunit SecE produces MADKIKFALSLLLVAAGVAGFYLLGEAALILRILSVLAGVAAGAAVAWFTEPGQRFFVFSQEAWTETKKVAWPSRKETVQTTGVVFAFVVVMAIFLWLTDKSLEWVFYDLILGWKKS; encoded by the coding sequence ATGGCCGACAAAATCAAGTTCGCGCTGTCGCTGTTGCTGGTGGCCGCAGGCGTGGCGGGATTCTACCTGCTGGGCGAGGCGGCGCTGATCCTGCGCATTCTGTCCGTTCTGGCGGGCGTGGCGGCGGGTGCGGCAGTGGCCTGGTTTACCGAACCGGGGCAGCGCTTTTTCGTCTTCAGCCAGGAAGCCTGGACGGAGACCAAGAAGGTGGCCTGGCCATCCCGCAAGGAAACCGTGCAGACCACGGGCGTCGTGTTCGCCTTCGTTGTCGTCATGGCGATCTTTCTGTGGCTGACCGACAAGAGCCTGGAATGGGTTTTTTACGACCTGATCCTGGGATG